In a single window of the Rhodoferax saidenbachensis genome:
- a CDS encoding ABC-type transport auxiliary lipoprotein family protein — protein MTPWNNRRAAHTLVVLCAVALSACSVLKPSNTEPPAFYALNATPTTAPARAPDSATRTLPTLVITPTRAAAGFDSQRIIFVRNAHQVEYFAHSEWVDTPARMLGPLLAAHMQATGAFGAVVLTPAGATGDLRLETEIIQLQHNFQTSPSRVQLTLRAFLLDDKTRRVLAWREFRAEAPAASDTPQGGVAAANQAVQTVSTELAQFVAAQPK, from the coding sequence ATGACACCTTGGAACAACCGCCGGGCCGCACACACGCTGGTCGTGTTGTGCGCCGTGGCCCTGAGCGCCTGCAGCGTACTCAAGCCCAGCAACACCGAACCACCCGCCTTTTACGCGCTCAATGCGACGCCCACCACAGCACCCGCACGCGCACCCGACAGCGCCACCCGCACCCTGCCCACGCTGGTCATCACCCCCACCCGCGCCGCGGCCGGGTTTGACAGCCAGCGCATCATCTTTGTGCGCAATGCCCACCAGGTGGAGTACTTCGCGCACAGCGAGTGGGTCGACACGCCGGCCCGTATGCTGGGGCCGCTGCTGGCCGCACACATGCAGGCCACCGGTGCCTTTGGCGCCGTGGTGCTCACACCGGCGGGCGCCACCGGTGATCTGCGGCTGGAGACCGAAATCATCCAGCTGCAACACAACTTCCAGACCAGCCCCAGCCGGGTGCAGCTCACGCTGCGCGCCTTTTTGCTGGACGACAAAACACGCCGCGTACTGGCCTGGCGCGAGTTCCGCGCCGAGGCCCCCGCTGCCAGCGACACCCCACAAGGCGGCGTGGCCGCGGCCAACCAGGCGGTGCAAACGGTGTCGACCGAACTAGCGCAGTTTGTGGCGGCACAACCCAAGTGA
- a CDS encoding MlaD family protein produces the protein MLIAILLWLASGGAWQKKYDTYLAVEDESVAGLNVDAPVKYNGVTVGKVQDIQLDTTNPQRVNLLFSIEHGTPVKQDTIVVLKTQGLTGIAYVELSGGSAASPMLVAQGDTPYPQIQTKPSLAARLENVLTSVLAKLDSTSNNINAILSPENQAAFRNALADIAVVTRTLAARKDSIDSGLADGATTLKNTAQASAKLSDLTDRVARAADSVNTMGTEVAKTSVSAGKTVDVIGSDVRHFSAETLPELERLLGELSTLSGSLRQLTDQTRRDPRGLIFGRTPVPVGPGETGEPR, from the coding sequence GTGCTCATCGCCATCCTGCTGTGGCTGGCCTCGGGCGGCGCATGGCAGAAAAAATACGACACCTACCTGGCCGTGGAAGACGAATCCGTGGCCGGGCTCAACGTAGACGCACCGGTCAAATACAACGGCGTGACGGTGGGCAAGGTGCAGGACATCCAGCTCGACACCACCAACCCGCAGCGCGTGAACCTGCTGTTTTCCATTGAACACGGCACCCCCGTCAAGCAAGACACGATCGTCGTGCTCAAGACCCAGGGGCTGACCGGCATTGCCTATGTGGAGCTCAGCGGTGGCAGCGCAGCCTCCCCCATGCTCGTGGCCCAGGGTGACACGCCGTACCCGCAGATACAGACCAAGCCGTCACTGGCCGCACGGCTGGAGAACGTGCTCACCAGTGTGCTGGCCAAACTGGACAGCACCTCCAACAACATCAACGCCATCCTGAGCCCCGAGAACCAGGCCGCGTTTCGCAACGCGCTGGCCGATATTGCCGTGGTCACCCGCACCCTGGCTGCGCGCAAGGACAGCATCGACAGTGGGTTGGCGGACGGCGCCACCACCCTGAAAAACACCGCCCAGGCCAGCGCCAAGCTGAGCGATCTGACCGACCGCGTGGCGCGCGCTGCAGACTCGGTCAACACCATGGGCACCGAAGTGGCCAAGACCAGCGTGAGCGCGGGCAAGACGGTGGACGTGATTGGCTCCGACGTGCGGCATTTCAGCGCTGAAACACTGCCAGAGCTGGAACGCCTGTTGGGCGAACTGAGCACCTTGTCCGGCTCGCTGCGCCAATTGACCGACCAGACCCGGCGCGACCCGCGTGGCCTGATTTTTGGACGCACACCGGTGCCCGTAGGCCCCGGTGAAACGGGGGAACCACGATGA